The following coding sequences lie in one Cydia strobilella chromosome 20, ilCydStro3.1, whole genome shotgun sequence genomic window:
- the LOC134750609 gene encoding uncharacterized protein LOC134750609 has protein sequence MAVTRRGYIFGAFLSGVLSVLLIIVAVSSDSWIVSTALAELDVAESDIQYGLFRGELVLRSLGTPTFSTLFMTCLPEENACAVSCKTERTARVEDVRALAQGNAPSLACGSITTVQVLDPPNKPAVISFGFYISLLVVLFLQLLFAIIAAGLAIINSTKNPTEPMFGLPGCLWSNAVASVLGFTSLLMFGIYWAASGLKSHLALSYIAGGDYAFTAGLGYSFWLLLVALLCSMANVGLIELRRYLLERDPPPPVIKVENHSDGTIFLY, from the exons ATGGCGGTGACACGACGCGGGTACATTTTCGGAGCGTTTCTGTCCGGCGTGTTGAGTGTGCTGTTGATTATTGTAGCCGTGTCCAGTGACAGTTGG ATAGTCTCAACCGCATTAGCAGAGTTAGATGTGGCCGAAAGCGATATCCAATATGGGTTGTTTAGAGGAGAGCTGGTGCTCCGAAGTCTGGGGACACCCACTTTCAGTACGCTGTTTA TGACATGTCTGCCTGAGGAGAATGCGTGTGCTGTCAGCTGCAAGACTGAGAGGACAGCCAGGGTTGAAGAT GTTCGTGCCTTGGCCCAAGGAAATGCCCCTAGCCTCGCGTGTGGGTCCATTACTACTGTGCAAGTACTCGACCCAC ccaACAAGCCAGCAGTGATTTCCTTCGGGTTCTACATCAGCCTCCTGGTGGTCCTGTTCCTTCAGCTCCTGTTTGCGATAATAGCAGCCGGCCTGGCCATCATCAACTCGACTAAGAACCCAACGGAACCCATGTTCGGGTTGCCCG GCTGTCTTTGGAGCAACGCAGTGGCATCAGTGCTTGGTTTCACATCATTACTCATGTTCGGAATCTACTGGGCCGCTTCGGGCCTCAAGAGCCATCTGGCCCTTTCGTACATAGCGGGAGGCGACTACGCGTTCACAGCGGGCCTGGGATATTCTTTctg GCTTCTTCTAGTAGCACTGCTGTGTTCCATGGCCAACGTAGGCCTCATCGAGCTCCGCAGGTACCTGCTCGAACGGGACCCGCCGCCGCCCGTCATCAAAGTTGAGAACCATTCCGATGGgaccatatttttgtattaa
- the LOC134750785 gene encoding cytochrome P450 4C1-like translates to ISAINDPDDAFTVLNSCLEKSYYYRLGSSWLGNGLLTSNVPTWKRHRKLMNPTFSQHVLDGFLDVFNRQAALLAQDMEPKAGKGEFIPMEYITERTLEAVCQTVIGISLDDRSVINKEYKRATEDGQYVIAERLASFWLHPEICYRFSGLRKIMDKAMVRVHNMSRTMLNKRRSERLQARHANTSSSRFIAFLDLLLDLTEDGSFTDDQIQEQLDTLIAAGYDTSSRALLSTLVLVGTYQEVQEKMYQEIISVFGSSVDLGKEDMPRLVYTEAVIKEVLRLSPVVPFIGREVDKEVKLKNYTIPAGSQCGVTFWGIHRLPIWGPDRLEFRPERWLDPSTVPQSPGAFCGFSLGRRNCIGKTYALMSVKTALAHLIRKYRVTADYSKVKLKFALLLEYAAGHEISLELRQ, encoded by the exons ATTTCAGCTATCAACGACCCAGACGACGCATTCACCGTGCTGAATTCGTGTTTGGAGAAAAGTTACTACTATAGGTTGGGTTCCAGCTGGCTTGGCAACGGATTGCTTACTTCTAATG TGCCGACATGGAAACGTCACCGAAAGCTGATGAACCCGACCTTCAGCCAGCATGTGCTGGATGGTTTCCTGGACGTCTTCAACCGACAGGCGGCGCTTCTAGCGCAGGACATGGAGCCGAAGGCCGGGAAAGGAGAATTCATTCCTATGGAGTATATTACAGAGAGGACCCTAGAGGCTGTTTGTC aAACCGTTATCGGCATATCCTTGGACGACCGGTCAGTTATCAACAAAGAGTACAAGAGAGCGACTGAAGACGGCCAATACGTTATCGCTGAGCGGCTGGCCAGCTTTTGGCTCCACCCCGAAATCTGCTACCGGTTCTCTGGACTTCGAAAAATCATGGACAAAGCTATGGTTCGCGTCCATAACATGTCCAGAACG ATGCTAAACAAGCGAAGATCTGAAAGACTGCAGGCTAGGCATGCCAATACATCAT CAAGCCGTTTCATCGCGTTCCTGGATCTTCTGCTAGACCTGACAGAAGACGGGTCGTTCACCGACGATCAGATTCAGGAGCAGCTGGACACGCTCATCGCAGCAGGATACGACACCTCGTCACGAGCGCTGCTGTCCACTCTGGTGCTCGTCGGCACATATCAGGAGGTGCAAGAGAAAATGTACCAGGA GATAATTTCAGTCTTTGGCTCCAGCGTAGATTTGGGCAAAGAAGACATGCCGAGACTGGTGTACACGGAGGCGGTCATCAAGGAGGTGCTCCGGCTTAGCCCGGTCGTTCCATTTATCGGTCGGGAGGTCGACAAGGAAGTAAAACTAA AAAATTATACCATCCCAGCTGGCAGCCAGTGCGGCGTGACGTTCTGGGGTATCCATCGGCTGCCGATCTGGGGTCCAGATCGCCTCGAATTCAGGCCGGAGCGGTGGTTGGACCCCTCCACCGTGCCGCAGAGTCCTGGCGCCTTCTGCGGATTTAGCCTTGGCAGGAGGAACTGCATAG GAAAGACCTACGCACTGATGTCAGTGAAAACCGCATTGGCGCACCTGATACGAAAGTATCGGGTCACGGCTGACTACAGCAAAGTGAAGCTCAAGTTCGCCTTGCTACTCGAATACGCGGCGGGGCACGAGATATCTTTGGAATTAAGACAGTAA